The proteins below come from a single Dermacentor albipictus isolate Rhodes 1998 colony chromosome 7, USDA_Dalb.pri_finalv2, whole genome shotgun sequence genomic window:
- the LOC135919261 gene encoding probable inactive tRNA-specific adenosine deaminase-like protein 3 — protein sequence MERATGPIAAKRKTIADGDEKLVKKPKPDDKLLSSAMNLSNSRLQLWPVLADEYLRKVVTVPVYVGQIIDRKETSRLVKWLSQMVPLGELQHLKRVRSEATGMQIILRPRKHYDLDSVKTIEDVLDADPSLTKGLSKDVIEVDVPQHAPLTRCQFEASNSLWPTQFHEDKLIAKILGEDFFTAKDKEDMEGYMMLAIEAARRGQAGVGVVVVNPDTSTLLVIATGDKSHPVKHAVMVAVDMVARHHGGGAWPLMAENILCEVAPQDLEVDKKAPYLCTGYDFYITHEPCTMCAMALVHSRVRRVFYGCPTSRGALGSLRKLHVQPGLNHHFQVWRGLLEEQCAALSDCTAENCAEAAAPSATTVNDR from the exons ATGGAACGTGCTACAGGACCAATTGCTGCAAAGCGAAAAACTATCGCAG ATGGAGACGAAAAACTGGTGAAGAAGCCAAAGCCAGATGACAAACTACTGTCATCGGCGATGAATTTGTCAAACTCAAGATTACAGCTATGGCCTGTACTGGCAGATGAGTACCTCCGGAAGGTTGTCACAG TCCCTGTCTATGTTGGACAAATCATCGATCGCAAGGAGACGTCACGGCTCGTGAA ATGGCTTTCCCAGATGGTGCCCTTGGGCGAGCTGCAGCATCTGAAAAGAGTGCGCAGCGAAGCAACAG GAATGCAGATCATACTTCGCCCACGGAAACATTACGACTTGGACAGCGTGAAGACCATCGAAGATGTGCTAGATGCCGACCCATCCCTCACCAAAGGTCTGTCCAAGGATGTGATAGAAGTGGACGTACCTCAGCACGCACCGCTGACAAGATGCCAGTTCGAAGCATCGAACTCACTCTGGCCAACGCAGTTTCATGAAGACAAGCT GATTGCTAAGATTCTTGGCGAAGACTTTTTTACGGCTAAGGACAAGGAAGACATGGAAGGGTACATGATGTTGGCTATCGAAGCTGCTCGGAGAGGCCAG GCAGGTGTTGGAGTTGTTGTCGTCAACCCAGACACATCGACACTGCTAGTCATAGCAACTGGGGACAAAAGTCATCCTGTCAAGCATGCTGTGATGGTTGCAGTGGACATGGTTGCTAGGCATCATGGTGGAGGAGCATGGCCGCTGATGGCCGAAA acATTCTCTGTGAAGTCGCACCACAAGATCTGGAAGTCGACAAAAAGGCACCTTACCTTTGCACTGGCTATGACTTCTACATCACTCACGAACCATGCACAAT GTGTGCCATGGCACTGGTCCACTCGAGAGTGCGCCGGGTCTTCTACGGATGCCCCACGTCACGAGGCGCCTTGGGTTCGCTCCGGAAGCTGCACGTTCAACCTGGCCTCAATCACCACTTCCAGGTGTGGCGCGGACTTCTGGAGGAACAGTGCGCTGCTCTCTCCGACTGCACTGCGGAAAACTGTGCAGAAGCTGCCGCACCGAGTGCAACTACAGTCAACGACCGCTGA